Proteins encoded in a region of the Dreissena polymorpha isolate Duluth1 chromosome 6, UMN_Dpol_1.0, whole genome shotgun sequence genome:
- the LOC127833615 gene encoding uncharacterized protein LOC127833615 — MYNSPIPWKALNGLNIKSLTLGGQMYDLKVNHVELSQTLSSLKQLETLSIDMYNSPSLWEALNGLNIKSLTLSGSNERLGVNHVKSLSPTLLSLKQLETLTICVDNYIDIQLPQSLKYVNIYCKALCPTDLRKLAETLSACDQKIEGKLEFGCSCITPEFTTFIVFEQIPVVKYMAILQELKKLNTVAVKRFQIFDRIPHIMRNGDSAWSVRGICDADDDHEDFGNAQDYAYRQFITNINYKIINRISMRFVISPASIS, encoded by the exons AT GTATAACAGTCCCATTCCGTGGAAGGCTCTcaatggtctgaatatcaagagtctgactcTGGGTGGTCAGATGTATGATTTGAAAGTGAATCATGTAGAGTTGTCGCAGACACTTTCATCGCTCaaacagctggaaacgcttagtattgaTATGTATAACAGTCCCAGTCTGTGGGAGGCTCTCAATGGTCTGAATATTAAGAGTCTGACTCTGAGTG GTTCGAATGAACGTTTGGGAGTGAATCATGTAAAGTCTTTGTCGCCGACACTATTATCGCTCaaacagctggaaacgcttaccATATGCGTAGATAACTATATAGACATACAGCTACCACAATCATTGAAGTATGTGAATATCTACTGTAAGGCATTGTGTCCAACCGATTTACGCAAACTTGCAGAAACACTGTCAGCATGTGATCAGAAAATTGAGGGAAAGCTAGAATTCGGATGTTCATGCATTACACCCGAATTTACTACTTTTATCGTTTTTGAACAAATCCCAGTGGTGAAATACATGGCCATCCTACAGGAACTGAAGAAGCTGAACACTGTTGCAGTGAAACGATTCCAAATATTTGATCGCATACCACACATAATGCGGAATGGTGATTCTGCCTGGTCTGTACGTGGTATTTGTGATGCTGACGATGATCATGAGGATTTTGGAAACGCTCAAGATTATGCATACAGACAATTCAttacaaatattaattataagATCATAAATCGTATTTCAATGCGATTTGTGATAAGCCCGGCGTCGATCTCATAA